The DNA window GGCAGGGAGCTGGCGTTCCCTCATAACTCAAAcccctgtgtctgtgcgtctgatTGGCCAGGCACGGGACCGCCTCCTGTGACTCGTACAGTGAGGACATGTACAGCGCGCTGCTGGAGAGCTACCAGCAGCTGGACAGGGAGATGAACGTGGTGGCCGTGGAGTGGCTAGAGTGCGAGAAGAGGATCGATGACTACGTCGACGAGCAGGTGAGGCACTGCCCTCCTGTGATGAAGGAatgattaaccctttgaagagcaggttttatggaatgtttttttttttttcaaacttctaatccagtgttctagaactcaattactttcagttaccagtagtgacatcagcattagaatgttcagttaagaacattccagacACAAGATGTGTGATCTTccacttcaaagggttaaagagggCGGGACCTTACTGTCATCACCTTTCACATTGGAACCAGAAAGAAGCTCCACCATTCACAGAGCATGTTGCTATTAACAACTAGAACTCAGCAATAATTGTACAGTAGGTACCGTAAGGGACCCCAGGAGTATTGTCGAAAgtgtccaccaatcaccatcacTGTTCTTACGTTTCCTATTACTAATGTAGTCCTTGACTGGTGGAGCTCCTCTGGGGTTTCTATATAGAAGGTTACACCATTACACCATGATGGTTTCTGTATCTTACTATCCCCGGTTGCAGTGTAATTGATGGCTATGTTCTTCATTTGTCTGGGTGAGATCATTGCTTGAAGTGTAACAGACCCTTGTTGATACCTTATGTATGCTTGGCAGTTACTTTTTAAGGGTGAAGGACAGAACCACACGCATCAAAAGAAGGAACCACACAAATCGTTGGTAAGCAAAAATGTGAGTAGTTCACTattctcttgtttttgttgttttttatattttatatttacagcaTGATTAATTGATTTGTTGATTGTCTGTTTTCCAAGATGCCACTAAAAACGAAACAACAACTTCTGAAAGAAGACTGGGAGTTCTTTAAACAAAGGAGGTTTATTGAAGACCAGGTGAGCTCTTCATCCAGCATGAAGTTTAGTAGCACTGCTCAACTGGACACAGTAATATTTGCTGTATAACAGCAACGAACCTGCTATATATTTAGCAGGTTCATTGAGACTTTTGGTGCATGACGTACAGAACCGACAAATAGAAGTTGAATAGGTCTAGTGATGTAAGTTTTACCTTTTGATCATTATTGATATTTGGTTGCCTCCTTGCTGTTCTAAGTCTTTCGTTTTTCACTTCAGTTATCAGGCAGTAGGAAGCCTGTCACTGGAGACCATTTCACTGACACTATGCGACACCTGCTGTCGTCTAGGCTGAGTATCCCAGACTGCCCCAACTGCAACTACCGAAGGAGGTGAGTCCCCCTCACTGCCGTGTCCATGAAATATTGTTTCTGCCCATATACATTTATCTTAACACTGGCAATAACTGACATGTAAAGAAATAAGCCAATTAGCGGCATTTTCTGGTAAAAGTGTTCATTGACACACGGGAACACAGATTGAAGCTCTTTCACGTACCTTGTGCTGTTAGTGTCTGAAACATCGATGAATGTATTtgtacagcagggggcgctgttcagTCTAACTATATGTATTATACAACAgctgttatatatttttgaacCCTCCCTCAATCTGATGAGTTCTAGCGGTCTGTCaccatgaatttattttatttatttacttatttaggtactaatgtgttgttttaatgcaAGAAAGTTGAATTTGTGCTTGAATGCAGAATTTGTTGGTCATTCACATTGACACAAAGCAGTGGGCTAGCGATGAGTCTGGAGCTTCCCTCCCAGATGTCCGTTCCGAGGCTGACCCTTCTCTCTTGCCGTAGGTGCACTTGCGATGACTGCAGCCTTTCGCACATCCTGACCTGCGGCATCGTGGACTCCTCCGTGACGGACAGTCTCCATGGCGCCAAGCCCGCCCCGGACTTCCTGTCCGAGCTGCACCCCCCCAGCATGTCCTCGGCCAGCTCCAACTCCAGCTCCGGCTCCCCCGTCACTGTCCAGCACCCACACCTCATCCTCCCTACCAGAGGGGGCGCCCCCTGCTTGTGAGTCATCTTGAGCATGACACTTCTCCTCTATCAGCAAGTTGGTTCCCGTTTACTTTTGTCTGCTTGTGGTACCAAAATGGACACATTTGACTACCTCAGACAGCTGTAATACTTTTGTATTGTATAGTCCTGTTTGAAGTGAGTGTGAGGAAAGCTGTTGCCTAGATACCTCAGCTTCACCTCAGCGTCTCCTGCATTGGCGCTGTTGCCTCCTGCTCGCCCCCTTGTGGTAATGCAGTTGTTCTTCCTGTTCCCGCAGCGATGATTCGCCGTCGGCCATGTTTGCGGACGTCTACTCGCTGAGCGGCTACGGCGACGCGGACGCGGCGACCGGCGTGAACGGCGGCCGCGAGCAGCTCGGCGGCGGGGAGGAGAGCGCGGCGGTGAACGGCCAGGTGTGTCCCCCTCTGCGAGACGCGTCGGAAACGCCACCGTGGCTGAGTCACCGGTGTGAATGAGTCACCGGTGTGGCTTACCGCTCTGCGCCGCCTTGCGCTTTGTCTCCCTGCGCTGCCACGTGATGCCAGTGGGCGTGCGCGCCGCCTCGGGGGTGGATCACGTTTTCGGTTAAAAACCGGCCTGCGTGTGCCTGACCAGATTTCGGCTTCGGTTTTACAttctgaccgagaggagtgacGGAAATGGAGGTTAATAAAATCATTTCGCTTTGCTTGTTGGATTCACGTTCTTCCATGCATGCTTATGGTGGTTTACCTGAGTCCAAGAACCCTCGCAGAACCCTGCCGATAGTGCGGGTTCTATCGCATTAAGGagctgttccactgtctcagaAGCAGGAACGCCTGGGTTTCTCTGGCTCCTGTGTCCCGCCGTGGGTGGTGTgacctgaccctgaccctgaccctgaccctgaccctgaccctgaccctgactcTAACCCCACTCTCCTTCCGCTAGTCTCCCAGAGTGAGCAGTAGCAGCAGCTCTTcagaggaagacgaggaggaggaagaggaggagggggaccGTGAAAGCTGCAGTGAGCCTCCTGGACCACAGGGGGAGCTCTCTTCAGAAAATAACTCCTCCAGCCCTCCTCCATCTTACCCTACCCAGCAGGTACTGGTGTACGCATCTGAAAGCACCATAAAGCAACCATTCTTAACCCTACACCCACTGCAAGTCTCCACACActggctgttccacacacaagtgcatcaaaACATGTCTCTAGCATGCCCTCATTATATTCAACAACTGAATGCCGTATACCTGCTACTGTAAAgccaaattttaaatatttaaaatgtcctaaatttaaataaactgtcAGGGCCTTGCCAAAGCATACACGTAAAGCTGAAATGACCATGTGACGGGCTCTCTCTGTTGTGTTTGGCCGCGACAGGCCGAGCAGCTTCCGCACGCGTGCGAGTGTCACGCCTGCAAACAGGACGCGTGCGGCGTGGCCCCCCCGGTCCTCTCCGGCGGCCGACCCCCCCTCGGCCAGCAGTTCCTCCCGGAGAAGACCTCGCACCCCGCCCTGCACCTCTACCCCCACATCCACGGCCACCTACCCCTGCAGAACATGGCGCACCTGCCCCGGCCTCTGCTGCACCCCTCCCTCTACCCCGGCCCCGCCTTCCCCCACAGCaaggtgagggggcggagcctttgACTGACAGCTGGTGGAAGTGTAAAGAATCCGGAAGCTAATTGGGCGGCACGGTGGCGCAGTGGTTAGCACTGGCGCTTCGCTAGCAGGAGGTTCGGACCCGGGTTCGAATTGCAcattctccccgtgtccacgcgggtttcctccgggtacttcGATTTCCTCGCACAAACCGAAGACAATGTTGTACCGGGACTGCTGAAAATTAGCCTCCCTGGCTAACTCTGGcagatttacagaaatgttattaaCGTGCATCGTCCCTGTCAAGTAAACTAATGAATTATTGAGTAATAATTAATGATTTggttatatcctgtttgttaTATGTGGTATTTACTCTTATACACTTAATTTTGCGTAGTGTTAAACTTATCTGGAAGAATGAGTTTAGATCAGGAGCGCAAACCCGGTCCTCCTGCTTTTTCTGATTCCGCCACAAGGTGTCACCCTTGATCAAGTTCAGCGTACAAAATTCAAACATTCTCTCTTGATCGGTTTCTGTTTATGCTAGGTTTGTTTTCCAGCAGCTGTGCGTTCAGGAGTAGCCCGTAGTGACGCAGAGTATGTCTGAAGTACGCTCAGTTGTTTGAAACAGCTGGCAGTGACGCTGCTCTCCTGTAAGTGAAGCTCTCTTGGCGGCTCTGTTTGTTCCAGACCCTTCCGCCGGCCCCTACGCTGAACCACGCGGGCGGGCCGCCAGCCTTCAGCACCTGCCTGCAGGAGCACGTTTACCAGAACTGTTTTGGGAGCGCCGGCGACTGGAACGGCTCGCTCCACGCCCCCCTCCACGCCCCCTCGCTCAAGTTTGAGAACATCTGGGAGTCCACCATGAAGAGCTGGAGCCCGGCCGTGTACGTCCCGGACCCCCGGCCAGGTGGGGGCGCTGTCACGCTCGTCCGCACCCGAACCCGGGCCGCGGCCATCTCAGGTCTTTTCACTTTCCGTCTAAAAttccttccctttttttctgtttggaagGTGACACGCTGGGGCCGACTCTTCCGGAGGCCTCCCGGCTGGAACTACAACCCCCATCATGCAACAGCGAGCCCCTAGTCGCCACGGAAACCAAGGAGCGGAAGAACCACGCCAAGAAGAAGTGTCTGTATAACTTCCAGGATGCCTTCATGGAGGCCAACAGGGTGGTGATGGCGACGTCGTCGGCAACCTCGTCCGTGTGCTGCACCGCCACCACCGTCCAGTCAAGTAATAATCAGATCAAAGTTTCGTCTAAAAGGCCCACTTTCCTAGGTAAAGAGGGCCTGAGGACTGTCCAACGTCCCGGAGCTGCTGGCCCTGTACCGAGGCTAGCAGCCAGACGGGGGCGCCGTTTATGCctgttgtttgctttttgtttagCGTGAAATAGTTCCCAAATTatcaaatattttcagtttttccccaTTAGTTGCCTGTGTAGAAGtagtttgtcatttattttaccaGTTCCATTGTTTTCCGTTCCATTATTATGGATTTTGCAGTGTGATATAGCAGCAACCCTTTTAAAAGCCacagaaaagggagaaagagtgaaTAGTTTGTTTAACTGAAGGACCCTGTGGTTCTGTCTCCCAGGCGATGTGTTTCACAGTGTAGAGGACCACAGGAGAGGTAGCCCCACTGGCCTCGCCCCTCTTCCCCCGCTCTCCGCCCCCGCTCCGTttcccggctccgccccccacctgccccaccccgaAGTGCCGCCCTTCTCGAAGAACGGCGCCACGGCGACAGGCTTCACGGACGCCCGTCCGggcctctgcccctcccccgctgacctcctggcccctccccctgaggGCGGAGTCAGCGCCCCGCCTAGCGTGTGCAGGTAGGTCTGTGCATTCTGATCCCCTGTGGTAAAGTCTGCGTTGAGGGATTGGGATGTGGAGATTAGATTTAGTTACAGTGTGTGTCTCCCCTGCAAATAATCAGTCCACCGGTTCATCATCGATAAGCAGTACAATGTAGGACAAGGAGGCTGTGTGTCTCGTGCCGGGGGCGTAGTTTTGCTGACGTGGGCGTGGTTTGACCTTTGGCAGTGACCCCGAGTGTGAAGGTCACCACTGCGacggccgcggcggcggcggctacgACCACCAGCCCTACGACGGCGAGGACAGCCAGGACGACGACAGCTGCTCCGAGCACAgctccagcacctccacctccaccaatcagaagGAGGGGAAGTTCTGCGACTGCTGCTACTGCGAATTCTTCGGCCACGGAGGGGTAGGCCGCGTTTCCTTCTCACGATCACCAACGCTGGCATGGCCAGTTCCGTGACTTAATGTGTTTTGCGTTGTGCAGTTCCCATTTCCCAAACGCACTTACGCGCACGTTAaagagaatagagagagagaggttcagtTTTCCCAAGCCCCTACCGGCCTACAGGAGCCAGCTGCGGCCATTCTCACACCGTTTTGTGAGTACGAACATATGTTAGTATATTTTATTGAGTTTATCTTCCGtttgggaccccccccccccccccccgcagccccccgcCGCGCCCACGAGCCGGAACTACGCGGAGATGCGGGAGAAACTGCGACTGCGGCTGACCAAGCGGAAGGAGGAGCAGCCCAAGAGGGAGGAGGCGCCGGCGGAGCGCGAGCGGGAGAGCCTGGAGGACCACCGCGACGTGGAGGACCTGCTGCAGTTCATCAACAGCGAGGACGCcaagccaatcagcagctcccGCGCCGCCAAGCGCGCCCGCCACAAGCAGAAGAAGGTAACCGGCGCCCCCCCGACCCGCCACGGGCATCGAAGACCCTGCGCCACTTTTCAAAAGCGTGAAGGGGTTTGGGGGTTAACCTCATGGGTTCCTGGTCTAATATCAGCGAAAACAGGCGAGCTATGTAGCCcattgaagagcaggtttttggAAAGTTGAAGTTAGCAGTGATTAtgacatcggcattagaatgttccgttaagaacattctaatcgcactCCTTTAAGGGTTaagtgtgcggttgtgtgtctTGCAGATGGAGGAAAAGGCCCGTCAG is part of the Anguilla anguilla isolate fAngAng1 chromosome 7, fAngAng1.pri, whole genome shotgun sequence genome and encodes:
- the LOC118232276 gene encoding protein FAM193A-like, whose protein sequence is MSPTDAKRGAKRRKSKRGGGSSSIISGSVTSYSGKAGVPAAVRSPQATGTPESIMGLLTAGSAGNSNTGSIAGLNGEVSMNGTQFSEGPVNSDFSGVLQTPFTFGMGQRAPYTTGGRCLLCRRERTDGSFAEAGSAETPSASGRSSAALPLWVCPDCRRTVETEERGSAPEPSVGNQDFLSHVSLGNGEPPRESAGEAQPAPALPRTPPPVAVETLCNCEVCSEQRDSSAQSERESREMQKSWSEVRFMVRYIYRQTGTPLADDQDQPQDGDRDGMKGLVDRLCKRDPYQLYQRLEQQAREYVLEVKVRLLKHLSAGSKVTSAEEGPPQAHQFISLLLEEYSTLCQAARTISCFLLTLEDEHLKKFQVTWELHNKHLFENIVFSEPLLHNSLPSLVAQLRHGTASCDSYSEDMYSALLESYQQLDREMNVVAVEWLECEKRIDDYVDEQLLFKGEGQNHTHQKKEPHKSLVSKNMPLKTKQQLLKEDWEFFKQRRFIEDQLSGSRKPVTGDHFTDTMRHLLSSRLSIPDCPNCNYRRRCTCDDCSLSHILTCGIVDSSVTDSLHGAKPAPDFLSELHPPSMSSASSNSSSGSPVTVQHPHLILPTRGGAPCFCSSCSRSDDSPSAMFADVYSLSGYGDADAATGVNGGREQLGGGEESAAVNGQSPRVSSSSSSSEEDEEEEEEEGDRESCSEPPGPQGELSSENNSSSPPPSYPTQQAEQLPHACECHACKQDACGVAPPVLSGGRPPLGQQFLPEKTSHPALHLYPHIHGHLPLQNMAHLPRPLLHPSLYPGPAFPHSKTLPPAPTLNHAGGPPAFSTCLQEHVYQNCFGSAGDWNGSLHAPLHAPSLKFENIWESTMKSWSPAVYVPDPRPGDTLGPTLPEASRLELQPPSCNSEPLVATETKERKNHAKKKCLYNFQDAFMEANRVVMATSSATSSVCCTATTVQSSNNQIKVSSKRPTFLGDVFHSVEDHRRGSPTGLAPLPPLSAPAPFPGSAPHLPHPEVPPFSKNGATATGFTDARPGLCPSPADLLAPPPEGGVSAPPSVCSDPECEGHHCDGRGGGGYDHQPYDGEDSQDDDSCSEHSSSTSTSTNQKEGKFCDCCYCEFFGHGGPPAAPTSRNYAEMREKLRLRLTKRKEEQPKREEAPAERERESLEDHRDVEDLLQFINSEDAKPISSSRAAKRARHKQKKMEEKARQEAEAREREEEQRRREEEEEEALRRELLRLQELQQLRNAKKKKKERAREVQGAEPATRSPRLLQESARTALENLKNSKAQMAQSIMGARGEEQGVAPLQRLLGSDRCGETAPPGDPPREPAGKPKTRQPPPAAPRKCTETTSKLPEPDLKPTSPAQTQTEPAPPPAGDPVPEEQGDGPGEQNPPALPQEDGADPDPGSAPQPEPEPEPEPEPAPTDPPQPADKPANSESPQPKSKSKKNKKKKEKTGNSIDDVFLPKDIDLDSEEIDETEREVEYFKRFCLDSARLTRQRLSINWSNFSLKKTTFAAH